The Mycobacterium paragordonae genome includes a region encoding these proteins:
- the usfY gene encoding protein UsfY, translating to MCSTKDPTDHFRTTCPHTGEYFIDRYSWPGISSIVLGVLALAAGVAAAAYQHYEWLPTCGVVAVLAIAGGLAWLAVEHHRVMRIERDWHAAHSGPSGRPPLSAVA from the coding sequence ATGTGCAGCACCAAAGATCCGACCGACCATTTCCGCACCACCTGCCCGCACACCGGCGAGTACTTCATCGACCGGTACAGCTGGCCGGGTATCTCGTCCATCGTCCTCGGTGTCCTGGCCCTGGCCGCCGGTGTGGCGGCCGCCGCTTACCAGCACTACGAGTGGTTGCCGACGTGTGGCGTGGTCGCGGTGCTGGCGATCGCCGGGGGCCTGGCGTGGCTGGCAGTGGAGCATCACCGCGTGATGCGCATCGAACGCGATTGGCACGCGGCGCATTCCGGTCCATCCGGTAGGCCGCCGTTGAGCGCGGTCGCGTAG
- a CDS encoding LysR family transcriptional regulator: MELRQIEYFVAVAGELSFTRAAERVHVVQSALSTAVAKLERELQVQLFDRSRQQIQLTAAGERFRVHANDVLRVARTAADSVSEFRGSLSGTVEFGSLISFGPMDVARALGDFHSANPFVRLRLRLSQSGASAYLSALLDGSLDLALVSVPNRFPPQLDMRLLFEEPMVFVCRDDHAMARRKRLQLADVAGEELISYPPEFGLRRLIDDAFHAAGVSPRTFYEVPAGFADIADLVANGLGTTFMPESEARRFPALRSVTLSDPVVWQVFLASPPAGQMTPASARLADTLLAAAPLAGHSRQ; the protein is encoded by the coding sequence ATGGAGTTGCGTCAGATCGAGTACTTCGTCGCGGTGGCCGGCGAACTCAGCTTCACCCGGGCCGCCGAGCGCGTCCACGTCGTTCAGTCGGCGCTGTCGACCGCGGTCGCCAAGCTGGAGCGCGAATTGCAGGTCCAGCTTTTCGACCGTTCCCGTCAGCAGATTCAGCTCACCGCGGCCGGTGAACGATTCCGCGTTCATGCCAACGACGTGTTGCGTGTCGCGCGCACGGCGGCCGACTCCGTCAGTGAGTTTCGCGGATCACTCTCCGGCACAGTCGAGTTCGGCTCCCTGATTTCATTCGGCCCGATGGACGTGGCTCGCGCATTGGGCGACTTCCACAGCGCGAACCCGTTCGTACGACTTCGGCTGCGGCTCAGCCAGTCCGGTGCGTCGGCCTACCTGTCGGCGCTGCTGGACGGCTCGCTCGACCTGGCGCTGGTATCGGTACCCAATCGATTTCCTCCCCAACTCGACATGCGGTTATTATTCGAGGAGCCAATGGTTTTCGTGTGCCGGGACGACCACGCGATGGCCCGGCGGAAGAGGCTGCAGCTGGCCGACGTTGCCGGTGAGGAACTCATCAGTTACCCGCCGGAGTTCGGATTGCGCCGATTGATCGATGACGCTTTCCACGCGGCCGGCGTCTCGCCGCGAACGTTCTACGAAGTGCCCGCGGGATTCGCCGATATCGCGGATCTGGTGGCCAATGGACTGGGCACCACGTTCATGCCCGAGTCCGAGGCCCGTCGCTTTCCCGCGTTGCGATCCGTCACGCTGAGCGACCCGGTGGTCTGGCAGGTGTTCCTCGCCTCTCCGCCCGCCGGCCAGATGACGCCGGCGTCCGCGCGACTTGCGGACACCTTGCTCGCGGCGGCGCCGCTTGCGGGCCACAGCCGCCAGTGA
- a CDS encoding fructose bisphosphate aldolase encodes MASRPGFIAALDQSGGSSPKALKLYGISEDAYDSDEKMFDLIHQMRERIMSSPSFSGDQVLATILFEQTMDRTIEGQDTAAFLWERKRVVPIVKVDQGLADAENGVQLMKPMTKLDSLLGRAVEHGIFGTKMRSFIQEPNDEGIKAIVDQQFDYAYRILERGLMPIIEPEVSIKSPDKPKADSLLLAALSAKLDEVPGDSQVMLKLTLPSEDNLYAPLIEHPRVLRVVALSGGYSLDESCEILARNHGLIASFSRALTEGLMVDQSEAEFDAKLGSNIEQIYAASVT; translated from the coding sequence ATGGCGTCGCGGCCCGGCTTTATCGCCGCGCTGGATCAAAGCGGTGGAAGCAGCCCGAAAGCCCTGAAGCTGTACGGGATTTCAGAAGACGCGTACGACAGCGACGAGAAGATGTTCGACCTGATCCACCAGATGCGGGAACGCATCATGTCGAGTCCGAGCTTCTCCGGCGACCAGGTCCTGGCCACCATCCTTTTCGAGCAGACCATGGACCGAACCATCGAGGGTCAGGACACGGCGGCGTTCCTGTGGGAACGAAAGCGCGTCGTGCCGATCGTCAAAGTGGACCAGGGTCTCGCCGACGCCGAAAACGGCGTTCAGCTGATGAAGCCAATGACGAAGCTCGATTCCCTGTTGGGCCGGGCCGTCGAGCACGGGATCTTCGGCACCAAGATGCGCTCATTCATTCAAGAGCCGAACGACGAGGGAATCAAAGCGATCGTTGATCAACAGTTCGACTACGCCTACCGGATCCTCGAGCGCGGACTCATGCCGATCATCGAGCCCGAGGTGAGCATCAAGAGCCCCGACAAGCCCAAGGCCGACAGCCTGCTACTGGCGGCGTTGAGCGCGAAACTCGATGAGGTGCCCGGGGATTCGCAGGTGATGCTCAAGCTGACACTTCCCTCGGAAGACAACCTTTACGCGCCGCTGATCGAGCATCCTCGGGTGCTGCGCGTGGTGGCTCTGTCCGGCGGCTACAGCCTGGACGAGAGTTGCGAGATCCTCGCGCGCAACCACGGCCTCATTGCAAGCTTCTCGCGTGCCCTGACCGAAGGCCTGATGGTCGATCAGTCCGAGGCCGAATTCGACGCCAAGCTGGGTTCGAATATCGAACAGATCTATGCCGCGTCCGTGACTTAG
- a CDS encoding FAD-binding oxidoreductase codes for MTERRAQISRQTFLRGAAGALAAGVVFGTGRAVADPVASGWEGLSTALGGQVIQPNSAQFGAAKQVFNTNYSDSTPAAVVTPKSAADVQKAMAFAAANKLKVAPRSGGHSYTGASTANGTMVLDLRQLPGDVNYDAATGLVTVTPATGLYEVHQALAAAGRGIPTGTCPTVGAAGHALGGGLGAQSRHAGMLCDQLTSAQVVLPGGQSVTASASSNPDLFWALRGGGGGNFGVTTSLTFATFPTQDVDAVNLNFAPQAFPQVLVGWQNWLRGADRNSWALADSTTDATGTHCRILATCPAGSGNSVAAAIISAVGVQPTGTENHTFNYLDLVRYLAVNNLNPAPVGYVGGSDVFTTVTPAVAQGIAAAVDAFPRNAGRMLAIMHALDGAMATVAPGATAFPWRRQSALVQWYVETSGSPSAATSWLSTAHQAVQQYSVGGYVNYLEANQPAGRYFGQNLSRLSSVRQKYDPGRVMFSGLNL; via the coding sequence ATGACCGAGCGCCGGGCACAGATCTCGCGGCAGACGTTTCTGCGAGGTGCCGCCGGCGCCCTGGCCGCCGGCGTGGTTTTCGGAACCGGCCGGGCCGTTGCCGATCCGGTCGCGTCCGGCTGGGAGGGTCTGTCCACCGCGCTCGGCGGGCAGGTCATCCAACCCAACAGTGCGCAGTTCGGGGCGGCCAAGCAGGTGTTCAACACCAACTACAGCGACTCGACGCCGGCCGCCGTCGTCACCCCGAAATCGGCGGCGGACGTGCAGAAGGCGATGGCGTTCGCCGCTGCCAACAAGCTCAAGGTCGCCCCGCGTAGTGGCGGGCACTCCTACACCGGCGCCTCGACGGCGAACGGAACCATGGTGCTGGATCTGCGTCAGCTTCCGGGCGACGTGAATTACGACGCGGCGACCGGGCTGGTGACGGTGACGCCGGCTACCGGGCTGTACGAGGTGCATCAGGCGTTGGCGGCTGCCGGCCGGGGCATCCCGACCGGGACGTGCCCGACGGTCGGCGCCGCGGGGCACGCGCTGGGCGGCGGGCTGGGCGCTCAGTCCCGGCATGCGGGCATGCTGTGTGACCAGCTGACGTCGGCGCAGGTGGTCCTCCCGGGCGGCCAGAGCGTCACCGCGTCCGCCTCGAGCAACCCGGACCTGTTCTGGGCGTTGCGCGGTGGCGGCGGGGGGAACTTCGGCGTCACCACCTCGTTGACCTTCGCCACCTTCCCCACCCAGGACGTCGATGCGGTGAACTTGAACTTTGCGCCGCAAGCGTTCCCGCAGGTCCTCGTCGGCTGGCAGAACTGGCTGCGCGGTGCGGACCGGAACAGTTGGGCGCTGGCCGACAGCACCACCGACGCGACTGGAACCCATTGTCGGATCCTCGCAACGTGCCCGGCGGGCTCGGGCAACAGTGTTGCGGCGGCGATCATTTCGGCCGTCGGCGTGCAACCGACCGGTACCGAGAACCACACCTTCAACTACCTGGACCTGGTGCGGTATCTGGCCGTCAACAATCTCAACCCGGCACCCGTCGGATATGTCGGTGGCTCAGACGTTTTCACGACGGTCACTCCAGCGGTCGCCCAGGGGATCGCCGCGGCGGTGGACGCGTTTCCCCGCAATGCCGGGCGCATGTTGGCGATCATGCATGCCCTGGACGGCGCCATGGCGACTGTTGCCCCGGGCGCCACCGCTTTTCCATGGCGTCGGCAGTCCGCGCTGGTGCAGTGGTACGTCGAAACGTCCGGCTCCCCGTCGGCCGCGACCAGTTGGCTGAGTACCGCACACCAAGCGGTGCAACAGTATTCGGTGGGCGGTTATGTGAACTACCTGGAGGCCAATCAGCCGGCGGGGCGATACTTCGGGCAGAATCTCTCCCGGCTGAGTTCCGTGCGTCAGAAGTATGATCCGGGCCGTGTCATGTTCTCCGGCTTGAACCTGTAG
- a CDS encoding 3-oxoacyl-ACP reductase family protein, which yields MSTTPLDGRRALVTGGSRGIGAEIVRRLASDGAAVAFTYASSSADADKLVAEVAANGGKAVAIQADAADPAQIAAAVDRTVAEIGGLDVLVNNAGTAFMAPIDEFPAEQFERSVAVNVGGVYWAVRSAVGHLGEGGRIINIGSINADWVPMPGQSVYALTKGAVSSFTRGLARELGPRGITVNNVQPGPIDTDLNPDEGDFAESLKRLSALGRYGHTGDVAAMVSFLAGPEAGYITGANINVDGGVTA from the coding sequence ATGAGCACAACACCATTGGACGGCAGGCGCGCACTGGTCACCGGCGGCTCGCGCGGCATCGGCGCCGAGATCGTACGGCGACTGGCTTCCGACGGTGCCGCCGTCGCCTTCACCTACGCGTCCTCGTCGGCCGACGCCGACAAGCTCGTCGCCGAAGTCGCCGCGAACGGCGGCAAAGCGGTGGCGATCCAGGCCGACGCCGCCGACCCGGCGCAGATTGCCGCCGCCGTCGACCGGACCGTCGCTGAAATCGGCGGATTGGATGTCCTGGTGAACAATGCCGGCACGGCCTTCATGGCGCCGATCGACGAATTTCCGGCGGAGCAGTTCGAGCGCTCGGTGGCCGTCAACGTCGGGGGCGTGTACTGGGCGGTCCGCAGCGCCGTCGGGCATCTCGGCGAGGGCGGCCGAATCATCAACATCGGCAGCATCAATGCCGACTGGGTGCCGATGCCCGGCCAGTCGGTATATGCACTCACCAAGGGCGCGGTGTCATCGTTCACCCGCGGCCTGGCCCGGGAACTCGGCCCGCGCGGAATCACCGTCAACAACGTGCAGCCGGGTCCGATCGACACCGACCTGAACCCCGACGAAGGAGACTTCGCCGAGTCACTGAAACGGCTCTCCGCACTGGGACGGTACGGGCACACCGGTGACGTCGCCGCCATGGTCAGCTTCCTGGCCGGCCCGGAAGCCGGATACATCACCGGCGCGAACATCAACGTCGACGGCGGTGTCACGGCCTGA
- a CDS encoding SCO6745 family protein produces the protein MTDTGIAEAVRAAGDPIQQAVAVFMLHPETFAESIAAGYQNPLAGYVAGRGGVLGDVSGDTVSSAFVVFEPKSLGALWEEGVAVRGAAGAAQLYWQQTADFGRRYLAGATGLDRLSELGEKIIAATPGAGLPLYAGWRTMPLADDAPARALQVMFVLRELRAAVHFEVLTNSGITPVQAHMLNKGREYTKMFAWPEPFDDGSDKKDRYAEVEDATNRRMAEIFTAALDQAEAAELARLSADALASMKGSLAG, from the coding sequence ATGACCGACACCGGCATAGCCGAAGCCGTCCGTGCGGCGGGGGACCCGATCCAGCAGGCTGTGGCGGTATTCATGCTGCACCCGGAGACTTTCGCCGAGAGCATCGCGGCCGGCTACCAGAACCCACTGGCCGGGTATGTCGCCGGCCGTGGCGGGGTGCTCGGCGATGTCAGTGGCGACACGGTCAGCTCGGCGTTCGTCGTGTTCGAGCCGAAATCCCTCGGCGCGCTGTGGGAGGAAGGCGTCGCGGTGCGCGGAGCGGCCGGCGCCGCCCAACTGTATTGGCAACAGACCGCGGACTTCGGCCGCAGGTATCTGGCCGGGGCAACGGGGCTGGACCGCCTGTCGGAATTGGGAGAGAAGATCATTGCGGCGACGCCGGGTGCGGGGCTGCCGTTATATGCGGGCTGGCGCACCATGCCGCTGGCCGATGATGCGCCGGCGCGGGCGCTGCAAGTGATGTTCGTATTGCGCGAACTGCGGGCGGCCGTTCACTTCGAGGTCCTCACCAACTCCGGCATCACCCCCGTGCAAGCGCACATGCTCAACAAGGGCCGGGAGTACACGAAGATGTTCGCCTGGCCGGAGCCGTTCGACGACGGCTCCGACAAGAAGGACCGCTACGCCGAGGTCGAGGACGCGACCAACCGCCGCATGGCCGAGATTTTTACGGCCGCGCTCGACCAGGCCGAGGCAGCTGAACTCGCGCGCCTGAGCGCTGACGCGTTGGCCTCGATGAAAGGCAGTCTTGCGGGCTGA
- a CDS encoding amidohydrolase family protein has protein sequence MDETESVRRIWQQLGLPGIVDVHTHFMPKSVMDKVWKYFDDAGPLVGRPWPIAYRTDEQHRLEQLRGFGVRAFTSLVYPHKPQMAAWLNEWAANFAATTPDCLHTATLYPESGVETYVRHAVDQGTRVFKAHIQVGRYDPTDPLLDKAWDVIEDAAIPVVMHCGSGPAPGEYTGPGPVTALLQRHPRLRLIVAHMGMPEYSEFLDLADRYAEVRFDTTMAFTPFVEETMPFPVSEYGRLLGHADRILFGSDFPNIPYGFVEALRVLTRLPGVDEVWMRKVLHDNAAELFQLSG, from the coding sequence ATGGATGAGACTGAATCGGTACGCCGGATCTGGCAGCAGCTCGGCTTGCCCGGCATCGTCGATGTGCACACACACTTCATGCCGAAGTCCGTGATGGACAAGGTGTGGAAGTACTTCGACGACGCCGGGCCGCTGGTGGGACGGCCCTGGCCGATCGCCTACCGCACCGACGAACAACATCGCCTGGAGCAGCTGCGTGGTTTCGGGGTGCGCGCATTCACGTCGCTGGTCTATCCCCACAAGCCGCAGATGGCGGCCTGGCTCAATGAGTGGGCTGCGAACTTTGCCGCCACCACGCCGGACTGCCTGCACACGGCGACGCTGTATCCCGAGTCCGGCGTCGAGACTTATGTCCGGCATGCCGTCGACCAAGGCACCCGGGTGTTCAAGGCGCACATCCAGGTCGGCCGGTACGACCCCACCGACCCACTGCTCGACAAGGCGTGGGATGTCATCGAAGACGCGGCCATTCCGGTTGTGATGCACTGCGGATCCGGTCCCGCCCCAGGAGAATACACCGGTCCCGGCCCCGTGACGGCGCTGCTGCAGCGCCACCCTCGGCTGCGTTTGATCGTCGCCCACATGGGCATGCCCGAGTACAGCGAGTTCCTCGACCTGGCCGACCGGTATGCGGAGGTGCGATTCGACACCACCATGGCCTTCACGCCGTTCGTAGAGGAAACAATGCCGTTCCCGGTGTCCGAATACGGGCGGCTTCTGGGCCACGCTGACCGGATCCTGTTCGGCAGCGACTTCCCCAACATCCCCTACGGCTTCGTCGAGGCCCTGCGCGTCCTGACCCGGCTACCGGGTGTGGACGAAGTATGGATGCGAAAGGTGCTGCACGACAACGCTGCTGAGCTGTTCCAGCTGTCCGGGTAA
- a CDS encoding enoyl-CoA hydratase, producing MIGLERDGGVLTVRIQRPERRNALNAAVIDELRATFEGAAAEGVKAIVLTGAGSVFCSGMDLSGAAAASAENLIDELMDKAIALNAAIDHTPVPVIAAINGPVIGAGVQLAIICDLRVVDPNAYFQLPVAKYGLAADTWTVRRLTSLVGYGRARAMLMAAQKLPADEALLCGMANRVGTLEDALQWAHEIAGLAPLSLQHAKRVLNDDGAWDTERPVHQDMFEAAWKSQDAVEAQVARFQKRSPVFQGR from the coding sequence GTGATCGGACTCGAGCGGGACGGCGGTGTGCTGACGGTTCGAATACAGCGCCCGGAACGGCGCAACGCCCTCAACGCCGCGGTGATCGATGAACTCCGGGCGACCTTCGAAGGCGCCGCGGCGGAGGGCGTGAAGGCCATCGTCCTGACCGGCGCGGGCAGCGTCTTCTGTTCCGGAATGGACCTGTCGGGGGCGGCGGCCGCGTCGGCGGAGAACCTCATCGATGAACTGATGGACAAGGCCATCGCACTCAACGCAGCGATCGACCACACACCGGTGCCGGTGATCGCCGCCATCAACGGTCCGGTGATCGGGGCCGGCGTGCAACTGGCCATCATCTGCGACCTGCGCGTGGTGGATCCGAACGCGTATTTTCAACTGCCAGTAGCCAAATACGGGCTGGCGGCGGATACCTGGACGGTCCGGCGGCTCACCTCGCTGGTGGGTTACGGGCGCGCCCGCGCCATGCTGATGGCGGCTCAGAAACTTCCCGCCGACGAGGCGCTGTTGTGCGGAATGGCGAACCGGGTAGGCACCCTCGAGGATGCCCTGCAGTGGGCGCACGAGATCGCGGGACTGGCTCCGCTGTCGCTACAGCACGCCAAGCGGGTGCTCAACGACGACGGTGCCTGGGACACCGAGAGACCCGTCCATCAAGACATGTTCGAGGCGGCGTGGAAAAGCCAGGACGCCGTCGAGGCGCAGGTGGCCCGCTTTCAGAAGCGGTCACCGGTGTTTCAGGGTCGCTGA
- a CDS encoding SDR family NAD(P)-dependent oxidoreductase, producing MATFEGKVAFVTGASSGLGAETARLFSRMGATVFGVARDEAKLAGVFGDIAGGAAMPVDVTDPSACRTAVAQCVAQFGGVDVLVNIAGHHQMRRTETMSDDDWAQDLAVNLSGPFYLCRAALPHLLERGGNIVNVASIAGVEGQAYSAGYCSAKHGLIGLTRALAVEYTADRLRVNAICPGGMLTPQIEQFSAPENPNYNLILRSAAPRGMMQPLDVANVIAFLAGDDAAAVHGAVYRVDNGKGAG from the coding sequence ATGGCAACATTTGAGGGCAAGGTCGCCTTCGTAACGGGGGCATCGTCGGGCTTGGGAGCGGAAACCGCGCGGTTGTTTTCCCGCATGGGTGCAACGGTTTTCGGCGTCGCACGGGACGAAGCAAAGCTCGCGGGGGTGTTCGGCGATATCGCCGGGGGTGCGGCGATGCCGGTCGACGTTACGGACCCGAGTGCCTGCCGCACCGCCGTCGCGCAGTGCGTCGCGCAGTTCGGCGGCGTCGATGTGCTGGTCAATATCGCCGGGCACCACCAGATGCGCCGCACCGAGACGATGAGCGACGACGACTGGGCGCAAGACCTGGCAGTCAATCTCAGCGGCCCCTTCTATTTGTGTCGCGCCGCGCTGCCGCACCTGCTGGAGCGCGGTGGCAACATCGTCAACGTTGCCTCCATCGCCGGTGTCGAAGGCCAGGCCTACTCCGCCGGTTATTGCTCGGCCAAACACGGACTGATCGGGCTGACCCGCGCACTGGCTGTCGAGTACACGGCAGATCGCTTGCGCGTCAACGCAATCTGCCCGGGCGGCATGTTGACTCCGCAGATCGAGCAGTTCAGCGCACCGGAAAACCCGAACTACAATTTGATCCTGCGCTCGGCCGCACCGCGCGGAATGATGCAGCCACTCGATGTCGCCAACGTCATCGCCTTCCTGGCCGGCGATGATGCCGCCGCCGTCCATGGTGCGGTGTACCGGGTCGACAACGGCAAGGGTGCCGGCTAA
- a CDS encoding LppU/SCO3897 family protein encodes MTGDANFPPGDQWNAPPGGYLPPGPQYAAPPPPPPAPAPKKSSVGKRIGAALGAVVLVIAAKVGLNLVLHRHIDRPASSSGFDYPIGTCLNLAKAGIMVKPSDVQEEPCSSPSALSKVAKKYKGSKNCPNDNYGTLEGGGSGLCLEDNLTIGSCYHQALISHMFAPTACKPGVLSSDPTFRVAVRRDGVNDPGLCAGEQQAVNFPEPPLTYCMDVLERSG; translated from the coding sequence ATGACAGGCGACGCCAACTTTCCACCAGGTGACCAATGGAATGCGCCGCCCGGTGGCTACCTGCCGCCGGGTCCGCAGTATGCGGCACCACCACCACCGCCTCCTGCACCGGCGCCGAAGAAAAGCTCGGTCGGCAAGCGGATCGGCGCCGCGCTTGGGGCCGTCGTGCTGGTGATCGCCGCGAAGGTCGGGCTGAATTTGGTGCTGCACCGTCACATTGACCGCCCGGCCAGCAGCAGTGGCTTCGATTACCCGATCGGCACCTGCCTGAACCTCGCGAAAGCGGGAATCATGGTCAAGCCGAGCGATGTCCAGGAAGAACCCTGCTCGTCGCCATCGGCTCTGTCCAAGGTCGCCAAGAAGTACAAGGGTTCCAAGAATTGTCCGAACGACAACTACGGGACTCTGGAAGGTGGTGGCAGCGGCTTGTGTCTTGAAGACAATCTGACCATCGGCAGTTGCTATCACCAGGCGCTCATTTCACACATGTTCGCACCGACGGCCTGCAAGCCGGGGGTGTTGTCCAGCGACCCGACCTTCCGGGTAGCCGTCCGGCGCGATGGCGTGAACGACCCGGGTCTGTGCGCCGGGGAACAACAGGCGGTCAATTTCCCGGAGCCGCCGCTGACCTACTGCATGGACGTCCTCGAGCGCAGCGGATAG
- a CDS encoding TetR/AcrR family transcriptional regulator, protein MRRRHGAELDAAIRQAVLELVGERGVTGVTMEAVAAAAGTSKAVLYRRWPDGRALLRDTLLRTAVSAIPHHDTGSYRGDMLAILRGWADLFTGPQAAVIHAGIAAAANDPEFAEAFRTDVIGWRKKEMADLLARGIARGDVRADVPVEIARELGQSVLWHRLLVTGDPIDDELIAQLVDEVLVPFVAPRTP, encoded by the coding sequence ATGCGGCGACGCCACGGAGCAGAGCTGGACGCGGCGATCAGGCAGGCGGTACTGGAACTGGTCGGTGAGCGCGGCGTCACCGGGGTAACCATGGAGGCCGTTGCCGCCGCGGCCGGGACCAGCAAAGCGGTGCTGTACCGACGCTGGCCCGATGGCCGCGCGCTGCTGCGTGACACCCTGCTGCGGACCGCGGTCTCGGCAATCCCTCACCACGACACCGGCAGCTACCGCGGGGACATGCTGGCCATCCTCCGTGGATGGGCGGACCTCTTCACCGGGCCGCAGGCCGCCGTCATCCACGCGGGCATCGCCGCTGCCGCTAATGATCCCGAGTTCGCCGAGGCTTTCCGGACAGATGTGATCGGTTGGCGCAAGAAGGAGATGGCCGACTTGCTGGCCAGGGGGATCGCCCGCGGGGACGTGCGCGCCGACGTACCGGTGGAAATCGCACGTGAGCTGGGCCAGAGTGTGCTGTGGCACCGCCTGCTGGTTACCGGCGACCCCATCGATGACGAGCTGATCGCCCAGCTTGTCGACGAGGTGTTGGTACCTTTCGTCGCACCCCGGACGCCATGA
- a CDS encoding DUF2231 domain-containing protein — MNLHDLLSRVEDLEAVDPPAAAASHVAGRLLGRGRRADVLRGSWLGHPVHPLLVTVPIGSWVTSAVLSFVFDDVTAARRLLAVGLAATPPTVLAGWADYPSLNRRQQRVGLVHVASNVVGVIVFVLSYRAYRKERYRSARVLTLLGLTALSLGGALGGHLSYAQGAGMFRWQPLRRTTSIPLSA; from the coding sequence ATGAACTTGCATGACCTGTTGAGTCGCGTCGAAGATCTCGAGGCAGTCGATCCGCCGGCCGCGGCTGCCTCGCACGTGGCGGGGCGTTTGCTCGGCCGTGGTCGCCGCGCCGATGTCCTGCGCGGATCGTGGCTCGGGCACCCGGTCCACCCGCTGCTGGTCACCGTGCCGATCGGCAGCTGGGTGACCTCAGCGGTCCTCAGCTTCGTCTTTGACGACGTGACCGCGGCCCGGCGGCTCCTCGCCGTGGGCCTGGCTGCAACACCGCCGACCGTGCTGGCCGGCTGGGCGGACTACCCGTCGCTCAACCGCCGACAGCAGCGCGTCGGGCTCGTACACGTGGCATCCAACGTCGTCGGCGTGATCGTGTTCGTGCTGTCCTACCGGGCTTACCGGAAAGAAAGGTACCGGTCGGCAAGGGTGTTGACCCTGCTGGGTTTGACGGCCCTCAGCCTCGGCGGCGCGCTGGGCGGTCATCTGTCCTACGCACAGGGCGCGGGCATGTTCCGCTGGCAGCCCCTGCGCCGGACAACATCAATTCCGTTGAGCGCGTAG
- a CDS encoding YchJ family protein, whose product MGVKAPDGERCPCGSGDVYADCCRPLHTGERPAETALALMRSRFSAFALGQGDYLLASWHPRTRPKRLHLDRDVEWRRLQIVDTDAGAHDDTSGVVEFRAQYVRDGARHILHERSRFTREKGRWLYLDGDELE is encoded by the coding sequence ATGGGCGTCAAGGCACCGGACGGGGAGCGGTGCCCCTGCGGATCGGGCGACGTCTACGCCGACTGCTGCCGACCGCTGCACACCGGTGAACGGCCCGCCGAGACTGCCCTGGCCCTGATGCGCTCACGCTTCAGCGCCTTCGCGCTGGGACAGGGCGACTACCTGCTGGCAAGTTGGCATCCGCGCACGCGACCGAAGCGACTGCACCTGGACCGCGACGTGGAGTGGCGTCGGCTGCAGATCGTCGACACCGACGCCGGTGCGCACGACGACACCAGCGGGGTGGTCGAATTTCGCGCCCAGTATGTGCGCGACGGCGCGCGTCACATCCTGCACGAGCGCAGCCGATTCACGCGGGAGAAGGGCCGCTGGTTGTATCTGGACGGCGACGAGCTGGAGTGA
- a CDS encoding DIP1984 family protein, translating into MMLAEALALRADSVRRVEQLRARIAGSARFQEGEEPAEDAAALLAEAGQVLDEFETLIRRINHTNAVTALGADGTLTDALARRDALRLRHSLLTTSADAAAGKNQPGYARQLRSELKMLSALPVAELRSRADEIARQLRELDVRIQRANWEVELLD; encoded by the coding sequence ATGATGTTGGCGGAAGCCTTGGCATTACGGGCAGATTCGGTGCGACGCGTCGAGCAACTGCGCGCCCGCATCGCGGGCAGCGCGCGCTTCCAGGAAGGGGAGGAGCCCGCCGAGGACGCCGCCGCGTTGCTGGCCGAAGCGGGTCAGGTGCTCGATGAGTTCGAGACATTGATCCGGCGGATCAATCACACCAATGCGGTCACCGCATTGGGTGCGGACGGCACCTTGACCGACGCGCTGGCCCGCAGGGACGCCCTGCGCCTGCGTCACTCGCTGCTCACCACCTCGGCAGACGCCGCCGCCGGAAAGAATCAGCCGGGCTACGCGCGCCAGCTGCGTTCAGAGCTGAAGATGTTGTCCGCCTTGCCCGTTGCGGAGTTGCGGTCGCGCGCCGACGAAATCGCCCGGCAGTTGCGCGAACTCGACGTGCGGATTCAACGCGCCAACTGGGAGGTGGAACTGCTGGACTGA